A DNA window from Engystomops pustulosus chromosome 10, aEngPut4.maternal, whole genome shotgun sequence contains the following coding sequences:
- the TAL1 gene encoding T-cell acute lymphocytic leukemia protein 1 isoform X1: MMERLGTDMGDSEDVASPGRDVAEAESSSAVQQSGVNEGAAPCSPPRAVPVIELLRRGEGSTNIKAREQELRLQSLRTTELCRAPLTPTTELCRAPLPATTELCRAPLNATTELCRAPLTPATELCTTPLTATTELCRTPIAVTGPSLTATTELCRPPIQLTGPQTEQAPEARMVQLSPPANLPLQAAGRAMLYGLSQPLTPGNSGYYGDTETFPMYNNNARVKRRTGPYEVEVTEGGPHTKVVRRIFTNSRERWRQQNVNGAFAELRKLIPTHPPDKKLSKNEILRLAMKYINFLAKLLDDQEEEGNQRGKINKDNGIVQQDLLQDMLSPNSSCGSSLDGAPSPDSYTEDHDTMDTKHNRNLHQAMLPIESNGQR, translated from the exons ATGATGGAGAGGTTGGGCACCGATATGGGAGACTCTGAGGATGTGGCATCCCctggcagagatgtagcagaggcggAGAGCTCCAGTGCAGTGCAGCAGAGTGGGGTGAATGAGGGGGcggccccctgctccccccctagAGCTGTGCCAGTGATTGAGCTGCTCAGGAGGGGGGAGGGATCCACCAATATAAAGGCCAGAGAGCAGGAACTGAGACTACAAAGCCTGAGGACCACAGAGCTGTGCAGAGCCCCTCTAACCCCAACCACAGagctgtgcagagcccccctgcCGGCAACTACAGAGCTCTGCAGAGCCCCTCTGAATGCAACCACAGagctgtgcagagcccccctgaCTCCAGCCACAGAGCTCTGCACAACCCCCCTGACTGCCACTACAGAGCTGTGCAGGACCCCTATAGCAGTCACTGGACCCTCTCTCACTGCAACCACAGAGCTCTGCAGACCCCCTATTCAACTGACCGGACCCCAAACTGAGCAAGCCCCTGAAGCCCGAATGGTGCAGCTGAGCCCTCCAGCTAATCTCCCCTTGCAAGCAGCTGGCAGAGCCATGTTGTATGGATTGAGCCAACCTCTGACCCCTGGAAACAG CGGTTACTATGGTGATACGGAAACCTTCCCAATGTACAATAATAACGCAAGGGTCAAGAGACGGACAGGGCCGTATGAAGTGGAGGTCACGGAAG GAGGTCCGCATACAAAGGTGGTCCGTAGAATCTTCACAAACAGCCGGGAACGATGGAGACAGCAAAATGTGAATGGAGCTTTTGCCGAACTCCGCAAACTGATCCCAACTCACCCACCAGATAAGAAACTGAGCAAGAACGAAATTTTACGCCTGGCTATGAAATACATCAACTTCCTTGCTAAACTTCTCgatgaccaagaagaagaaggcaaCCAAAGGggcaaaataaataaagataatggTATCGTCCAGCAAGATCTCCTTCAAGATATGCTGTCTCCAAATTCCAGCTGTGGGAGTTCTTTAGATGGAGCACCAAGTCCTGATAGCTATACGGAAGATCATGACACAATGGACACCAAACACAACAGAAATCTACACCAGGCCATGCTCCCCATAGAAAGCAACGGGCAACGGTGA
- the TAL1 gene encoding T-cell acute lymphocytic leukemia protein 1 isoform X2 — MYNNNARVKRRTGPYEVEVTEGGPHTKVVRRIFTNSRERWRQQNVNGAFAELRKLIPTHPPDKKLSKNEILRLAMKYINFLAKLLDDQEEEGNQRGKINKDNGIVQQDLLQDMLSPNSSCGSSLDGAPSPDSYTEDHDTMDTKHNRNLHQAMLPIESNGQR, encoded by the exons ATGTACAATAATAACGCAAGGGTCAAGAGACGGACAGGGCCGTATGAAGTGGAGGTCACGGAAG GAGGTCCGCATACAAAGGTGGTCCGTAGAATCTTCACAAACAGCCGGGAACGATGGAGACAGCAAAATGTGAATGGAGCTTTTGCCGAACTCCGCAAACTGATCCCAACTCACCCACCAGATAAGAAACTGAGCAAGAACGAAATTTTACGCCTGGCTATGAAATACATCAACTTCCTTGCTAAACTTCTCgatgaccaagaagaagaaggcaaCCAAAGGggcaaaataaataaagataatggTATCGTCCAGCAAGATCTCCTTCAAGATATGCTGTCTCCAAATTCCAGCTGTGGGAGTTCTTTAGATGGAGCACCAAGTCCTGATAGCTATACGGAAGATCATGACACAATGGACACCAAACACAACAGAAATCTACACCAGGCCATGCTCCCCATAGAAAGCAACGGGCAACGGTGA